The proteins below come from a single Poecilia reticulata strain Guanapo linkage group LG5, Guppy_female_1.0+MT, whole genome shotgun sequence genomic window:
- the LOC103465513 gene encoding N-acylethanolamine-hydrolyzing acid amidase-like isoform X2 encodes MMVWSSTLLVLLGFSGSLWAQQLPTVLVNLDLSPEQRWEHLQHAFDTDLMKKAAQILISSQVPNWFHKATSPIVMFLEKHIPQLYSREIRGIASTMKMKLADVVILNFAYEFTAYCTSIVAQDKNGNIYHGRNFDFPHSVLRNLTMNVVFFKNGEPAYFGTSLAGYVGLWTGMSPYKFTVSGNQRETQVWSNWWKNVVSAVFVHRFPVSWLIRVTLEEAKDFEDAVTRLSTTPLITGVYYIVGGVRAGEGVVITRDRKGPADIRPLDPLNGGWYRVQTNVDHWLPPPKKLNRRDVVMKKLDAVGQKRICKDKLYQNYNLHNTHERSNPQGVHYNSQREGLPEEDQVK; translated from the exons ATGATGGTGTGGAGTTCAACGTTGCTGGTTCTGCTCGGATTCTCTGGGTCTCTGTGGGCTCAGCAGCTGCCTACGGTGCTCGTCAATCTGGACCTGAGTCCGGAACAGCGATGGGAGCATCTTCAACACGCTTTTGACacagatttaatgaaaaaagcgGCACAAATCCTCATTAG TTCACAGGTTCCAAACTGGTTCCATAAGGCAACTAGCCCCATTGTGATGTTCCTGGAAAAACACATTCCCCAGCTGTACTCCAGGGAAATCCGTGGAATAGCCAGCACAATGAAAATGAAACTTGCTGATGTCGTCATCCTCAACTTTGCGTATGAATTTACTGC TTACTGCACAAGCATCGTGGCTCAGGACAAGAATGGGAACATCTACCACGGCAGGAATTTTGATTTTCCACATTCTGTTCTGAGGAATCTAACCATGAATGTTGTCTTCTTCAAAAATGGGGAG CCAGCGTACTTTGGAACGTCATTAGCCGGCTATGTGGGGCTATGGACCGGAATGAGTCCATACAAGTTCACTGTGTCTGGCAACCAGCGAG AAACGCAGGTTTGGTCAAATTGGTGGAAGAATGTTGTGTCTGCCGTCTTTGTCCACAGATTCCCGGTCAGCTGGCTTATTCGGGTG ACCCTGGAGGAGGCCAAAGACTTTGAGGATGCAGTCACCCGTCTGTCGACAACCCCCCTCATCACCGGGGTGTACTACATCGTGGGCGGGGTGCGAGCGGGAGAGGGGGTGGTCATCACCAGAGATCGAAAGGGCCCCGCTGACATTCGGCCCCTGGACCCTTTAAATGGAGG ATGGTACAGAGTGCAGACGAACGTTGACCACTGGCTTCCTCCTCCTAAAAAACTCAATCGAAG GGATGTAGTCATGAAGAAACTGGATGCCGTGGGCCAAAAGCGCATATGTAAGGATAAACTTTACCAG
- the LOC103465513 gene encoding N-acylethanolamine-hydrolyzing acid amidase-like isoform X1, producing MMVWSSTLLVLLGFSGSLWAQQLPTVLVNLDLSPEQRWEHLQHAFDTDLMKKAAQILISSQVPNWFHKATSPIVMFLEKHIPQLYSREIRGIASTMKMKLADVVILNFAYEFTAYCTSIVAQDKNGNIYHGRNFDFPHSVLRNLTMNVVFFKNGEPAYFGTSLAGYVGLWTGMSPYKFTVSGNQRETQVWSNWWKNVVSAVFVHRFPVSWLIRVTLEEAKDFEDAVTRLSTTPLITGVYYIVGGVRAGEGVVITRDRKGPADIRPLDPLNGGWYRVQTNVDHWLPPPKKLNRRDVVMKKLDAVGQKRICKDKLYQVLSLSLVCLRTTIYTTLMSAATPREYTTILREKGCLKKTK from the exons ATGATGGTGTGGAGTTCAACGTTGCTGGTTCTGCTCGGATTCTCTGGGTCTCTGTGGGCTCAGCAGCTGCCTACGGTGCTCGTCAATCTGGACCTGAGTCCGGAACAGCGATGGGAGCATCTTCAACACGCTTTTGACacagatttaatgaaaaaagcgGCACAAATCCTCATTAG TTCACAGGTTCCAAACTGGTTCCATAAGGCAACTAGCCCCATTGTGATGTTCCTGGAAAAACACATTCCCCAGCTGTACTCCAGGGAAATCCGTGGAATAGCCAGCACAATGAAAATGAAACTTGCTGATGTCGTCATCCTCAACTTTGCGTATGAATTTACTGC TTACTGCACAAGCATCGTGGCTCAGGACAAGAATGGGAACATCTACCACGGCAGGAATTTTGATTTTCCACATTCTGTTCTGAGGAATCTAACCATGAATGTTGTCTTCTTCAAAAATGGGGAG CCAGCGTACTTTGGAACGTCATTAGCCGGCTATGTGGGGCTATGGACCGGAATGAGTCCATACAAGTTCACTGTGTCTGGCAACCAGCGAG AAACGCAGGTTTGGTCAAATTGGTGGAAGAATGTTGTGTCTGCCGTCTTTGTCCACAGATTCCCGGTCAGCTGGCTTATTCGGGTG ACCCTGGAGGAGGCCAAAGACTTTGAGGATGCAGTCACCCGTCTGTCGACAACCCCCCTCATCACCGGGGTGTACTACATCGTGGGCGGGGTGCGAGCGGGAGAGGGGGTGGTCATCACCAGAGATCGAAAGGGCCCCGCTGACATTCGGCCCCTGGACCCTTTAAATGGAGG ATGGTACAGAGTGCAGACGAACGTTGACCACTGGCTTCCTCCTCCTAAAAAACTCAATCGAAG GGATGTAGTCATGAAGAAACTGGATGCCGTGGGCCAAAAGCGCATATGTAAGGATAAACTTTACCAG gttctgtctctgtctcttgtgTGCCTCAG